The proteins below are encoded in one region of Oncorhynchus clarkii lewisi isolate Uvic-CL-2024 chromosome 33, UVic_Ocla_1.0, whole genome shotgun sequence:
- the LOC139393278 gene encoding E3 ubiquitin-protein ligase TRIM39-like — protein MTTSSSLLSEEQFLCSVCLDVFTEPVSIPCGHNFCKACIRGYWDTSDLCQCPMCKKNFDKRPDLFVNTFISEMAAQFRQTVEVKATSSPDQCPDIIVEVSCDICTGMKLKALKSCLVCQTSYCETHLEPHQRVPALKRHKLINPVENLEDRMCKKHDRLLELFCRTDQTCVCQFCTETAHKTHDTVPLEEEYGERKAELGKTETEVQQMIQERLKKVQEIKHSVDLSQKDAEREISDSVQVFTALVRSIERSQTELIEVIEEKQKAAERQAEGLIKDLEQEITELQRRSTELEQLSHTEDHLHFLQSCPSLCNPPPTKDWSRISVDSDMCVGTMRRAVSQLEETILSEVKMLCDAELKKIQQYAVDVTLDPDTAHRGLIMSEDGKQVKHGDTKQHLPDKPVRFSTCLCILGKEGLSSGRLYFEVMVKGKTNWELGVARESINRKGKITLSPKNGYWTVWLRKGEYMALSSPSNLLSLREKPQKVGVFVDYEEGQVSFYDVEARSHIYSFTGCTFTEKLYPFFSPHVNDGGKNSAPLIISPVNQTE, from the coding sequence ATGACCACCTCCAGCAGTCTCCTGTCTGAAGAGCAGTTCCtgtgctctgtctgtctggatgtgttCACTGAGCCAGTCTCTATTCCATGTGGACACAACTTCTGCAAGGCCTGTATCAGGGGATACTGGGATACCAGTGACCTGTGCCAGTGTCCAATGTGTAAAAAAAACTTTGATAAGAGACCAGATCTGTTTGTCAATACTTTCATTTCTGAGATGGCTGCTCAGTTCAGGCAGACAGTTGAAGTGAAAGCTACCAGCAGCCCAGACCAATGCCCTGACATAATTGTAGAAGTGTCCTGTGACATCTGTACTGGGATGAAGCTCAAGGCCCTGAAGTCCTGTCTGGTGTGTCAGACCTCTTACTGTGAAACTCACCTGGAGCCTCATCAGAGAGTCCCAGCCTTGAAGAGACACAAGCTGATCAACCCTGTGGAGAACCTGGAAGACAGGATGTGTAAGAAGCACGACAGACTCCTGGAGCTGTTCTGTAGGACTGACCAGACATGTGTGTGTCAATTCTGTACTGAGACAGCCCACAAGACTCATGACACTGTCCCTCTAGAGGAAGAGTATGGAGAGAGGAAGGCTGAACTGGGGAAGACTGAGACAGAAGTGCAGCAGATGATCCAGGAGAGACTGAAGAAGGTTCAGGAGATCAAACATTCAGTAGATCTGAGTCAGAAAGATGCAGAGAGGGAGATATCAGACAGTGTACAGGTCTTCACTGCTCTGGTTCGCTCCATTGAGAGAAGCCAGACTGAGCTCATTGAGGTGATTGAAGAGAAGCAGAAAGCAGCAGAGAGGCAGGCTGAAGGGCTCATTAAAGACCTGGAGCAGGAaatcactgagctacagaggagaaGCACTGAGCTGGAGCAGCTCTCACACACTGAGGACCACCTCCACTTCCTACAGAGCTGTCCATCCCTCTGCAACCCTCCACCCACTAAGGACTGGTCTAGAATCAGTGTTGACAGTGATATGTGTGTGGGGACTATGAGGAGAGCTGTGTCTCAGCTGGAGGAGACCATTTTGAGTGAAGTGAAGATGTTGTGTGATGCTGAGTTGAAGAAGATTCAGCAGTATGCAGTAGATGTGACTCTGGACCCTGATACAGCACATCGTGGTCTCATCATGTCTGAGGATGGGAAACAGGTGAAACATGGAGATACAAAACAACATCTCCCAGACAAGCCAGTTAGGTTTTCCACCTGTCTCTGTATCTTGGGAAAGGAGGGCTTGTCCTCAGGTAGATTATACTTTGAGGTGATGGTCAAGGGGAAAACTAACTGGGAGTTAGGAGTGGCCAGAGAGTCCATTAACAGGAAGGGGAAGATCACACTGAGCCCTAAGAATGGATACTGGACTGTCTGGCTGAGGAAAGGAGAATACATGGCTCTTTCTAGCCCCAGTAACCTGCTCTCCCTGAGAGAGAAGCCCCAGAAGGTGGGGGTGTTTGTGGATTATGAGGAGGGTCAGGTCTCCTTTTAtgatgtggaggccaggtctcatATCTACTCTTTCACTGGCTGCACCTTCACTGAGAAACTATATCCATTCTTCAGCCCCCATGTTAATGATGGTGGTAAAAACTCTGCCCCTCTGATCATCTCTCCTGTCAATCAGACAGAATGA